A section of the Salmo trutta chromosome 4, fSalTru1.1, whole genome shotgun sequence genome encodes:
- the LOC115192651 gene encoding overexpressed in colon carcinoma 1 protein homolog yields the protein MGCGNSSAASTSGGGPAETSKDLTEEPSPDDEKRRNYGGVYVGLPSDMTTVAASQSKSTGKD from the exons ATGGGTTGTGGCAATTCCTCAGCCGCCAGCACGTCAGGAGGGG GACCTGCAGAAACTTCCAAAGATTT GACAGAAGAACCCTCACCAGACGATGAGAAAAGAAG GAACTATGGCGGGGTGTACGTAGGTCTGCCATCTGACATGACCACTGTGGCAGCCAGCCAGTCCAAGTCCACAGGCAAAG ACTAA